A single region of the Salvia splendens isolate huo1 chromosome 18, SspV2, whole genome shotgun sequence genome encodes:
- the LOC121777655 gene encoding pentatricopeptide repeat-containing protein At1g77360, mitochondrial-like — MRNSRKRSQDEDSSSSSSSKLDRHKMAHHHRYPDFNFGDSYNQFTPHLDSGHRVFGKRTNSAPYHEAPSVAPKLKILCDIVAKTPATAVESVLEESGVRVCPEDVVKVLKLSYDCPGSALKFFRWASLQLNERHSAQAWDLIVDLLGRNCLFEAMWDAIKSMRKEFLLSLATFKSVFDNYVVSDRVQDAITSFEVMDQYGIPSDVAALNCLLYAICSHGKTRLAENYFRIVKERVRVDGETYAILLEGWEREREVGRARFTFSEMVSDIGWDKRNARAYDSFLCTLIEGPDGMREAMKDFNAMTERGCYPGMKFFKFAIDESVRKSDVRSAKVVWDAIVGKNVCLPNAAMYKSLISLYCSTREFDAAEKLLDEMVYYQAFPDSETYGVLFHSLIEHKRLREAIPVFKEMVKNEFVPMHQDCCAAVKTYIASGDPHMGLKVWRCMIESYTFDLDETGNLLVVGLRDMNRLPEAVKCAEDMIERGIKLNSATLTKLKQSLSKIGKTFAYEELLCKWKSH; from the coding sequence atGAGGAACTCAAGGAAAAGATCGCAAGACGAAGACTCCTCCTCTTCATCATCGTCTAAACTCGACCGACACAAAATGGCCCATCACCACCGATATCCCGATTTTAATTTTGGGGACTCCTACAATCAATTCACCCCGCATCTCGATTCCGGCCACCGTGTATTTGGTAAGCGAACTAATTCCGCTCCGTATCATGAAGCACCTTCTGTAGCCCCAAAGTTGAAAATTTTGTGTGATATTGTTGCTAAAACCCCTGCTACGGCTGTGGAGAGTGTACTAGAAGAATCTGGTGTTAGGGTTTGTCCGGAAGATGTGGTGAAGGTGCTTAAATTGAGTTACGATTGCCCAGGGTCTGCGTTGAAATTTTTCCGGTGGGCGAGTTTGCAGTTGAATGAAAGGCATAGTGCTCAAGCGTGGGATTTGATTGTTGATTTGTTGGGGAGGAATTGCTTGTTTGAAGCAATGTGGGATGCAATTAAGTCCATGAGGAAAGAATTTTTGCTCTCCTTGGCTACTTTTAAGTCAGTATTTGATAATTATGTGGTTTCCGATCGCGTGCAGGATGCTATTACGAGCTTTGAGGTCATGGATCAATACGGCATCCCAAGCGATGTTGCAGCATTGAACTGCTTGCTATATGCAATCTGCAGTCATGGAAAGACTCGACTGGCAGAGAATTATTTTCGGATTGTTAAGGAGAGGGTCAGAGTTGATGGTGAGACGTATGCGATACTACTTGAGGGTTGGGAGAGGGAAAGGGAAGTGGGCAGAGCGCGGTTTACTTTCTCTGAAATGGTGAGTGATATTGGATGGGATAAGAGGAATGCGCGTGCTTATGATTCGTTCCTGTGTACTCTGATTGAGGGTCCTGATGGAATGCGTGAAGCGATGAAGGATTTTAATGCGATGACTGAAAGGGGATGTTATCCCGGGATGAAGTTTTTCAAGTTTGCCATTGATGAATCTGTTAGGAAGAGTGATGTCAGATCAGCGAAGGTAGTTTGGGATGCGATTGTGGGGAAGAACGTTTGTCTTCCAAACGCAGCAATGTACAAATCATTGATTTCATTGTATTGCAGTACAAGGGAGTTTGACGCAGCTGAGAAGTTATTAGACGAGATGGTTTATTACCAAGCGTTTCCTGATTCTGAGACCTACGGTGTACTGTTCCATAGCTTGATCGAGCACAAACGGCTCAGAGAGGCTATTCCTGTGTTCAAGGAGATGGTTAAAAACGAGTTTGTGCCTATGCATCAAGATTGCTGTGCAGCAGTCAAGACGTACATAGCTTCCGGGGATCCCCATATGGGACTCAAGGTGTGGCGATGTATGATTGAGAGTTACACTTTTGATTTGGATGAAACCGGTAACTTGTTGGTTGTGGGGCTTCGCGACATGAACCGGCTTCCAGAAGCAGTGAAGTGTGCCGAG